AGCAAGACTACACTTGATAATGGAGAAAAGAACTCGCCCATTATTGACAGTGAGGTAAGACGTTTTTTAAGTTCGCCAAGTAATCATTATACCGATTTTCAGATTGAAGAAGCTCTTCGTATATTAAAAGAAGAAACACGCTTGCCTGATAAAAAGCGTGGAATATTATCCGATACGAGTAATAGTGTTTACGAGCGTCTGATTACTCACATAGCCATTCAACCCGATGCGGAGCATAAACATGAAAATGTCACGCTGTTCGATTTCGACAATCCGCTTACCAATCACTTTGCCATAGCAGAAGAAGTGAGTTATATTGACCCTCTGACAGGAAAGCATAGCCGTCCGGATATAGTTGTCTATGTCAATGGTATAGCCCTTTGTGTGATTGAACTCAAACGTAGCACGGTATCGCTCGAAGAGGGTATAAAACAGTCGTTAAGTAATGAACTTGACTTGATACCGTCATTCTTTACCACTACCCAATTTACTGTTGCTGCAAGCGATAAAAATGGCTTCAAGTATGCTACAATACTAACTCCTCAAAAATTTTGGTGTCATTGGAAGCGCGACGACCATGCTGTTGGTGTGAAGTTGACTGACAAAGAGGCATTTCGTGAATTCTTCAGAAAAGATGTATTTTTCGATCTCTTCCGTTATGGAGTAATCAATGATGGGGGAAGAAAGAAAGTGATGCGTCCACACCAATTCCATGCTTTGCGAGCTGCCATGCCACGCTTGAAAGAGAAAACAGATGGTGTGATATGGCACAGTCAAGGCTCAGGCAAAAGCCTGACGATGGTATGGTTGGCTAAATACATACGCCGTAATTTCAAGAATCCTCGAGTACTTGTCATCACCGACCGAACCGAACTTGATGTGCAAATCAACAACACGTTCTTGGGGGTTAGTGAAAGTATTTATCAGGCAAAGAGTGCCGACGACCTGTTAGATGCTCTTCAAATGGCCAATCGTGTGAAAGACAATTCTCACAAGTCTTGGCTTGTGTGTTCGTTGATACATAAATTCGGCAGGCATATCAACCCTGAAACAGGGAAGGAAGAGGTGGGCGATGATAATGCCAACATCCCTTTAGAAAAGTATCTCGAAGAGCTGCAAGCATTGCTTAAAGCAAAATATCCTAATGGTTTCAAAGCCAAAGGTGAACATAAATTTGTGTTTGTAGATGAATGCCACCGTACACAGGGCGGTCGTCTGCACGAAGCCATGCGTGCCATTATGGGCAGCGATGTCATGTTTATCGGTTTTACCGGCACACCGTTACTCCACGAGGAGAAGAAAAAAGGCGGTTACGCCCAATATACCAAGGTGGCCAATGAATCGGAACATCGTTTTGGCCCGTTCATTCACAAATATCTGCACAAAGAAGCCGTTGACGATAAGGTTATCCTCGACTTGCAATACGAGGGGCGCGATGTGGAACAAGAGGTCTCTGACAAGAACAAACTGGATGAGAAACTTGATGAGATGATGAAAGGCGTTGCCGAAGAGAATCGTAGAAATATCGAAGACCGCTGGGCTACTGTTCAGAAAATCTATTCCAGTCGGGAGCGTATCGAACGCATTGCCAACTCCATATTCGACGATATGGCTCGCTATCCGCTCAATCAGGATTGGTGCAATGCCATGTTGGTGTGCGACAGCATCTACTCGGCATACAAATACTATCAGTATTTTCAGCATAAGGCGGACAATACCATTTTAAAAGACCGCTGTGCCGTAGTTACCAGTTATAACCCGAACGATGGCGATTTGCGTAAAAAAGAGGATGGCGACGAAGCCACTCAGGACGAAGCCAAATTCAAAAACGAGATGGCAACCCAGTCGCACAAAGATTTGGGCGTGCGCAATGCCGAAGAATATGAGGTTAAAGCCAAACGTCTGTTTGTAAATCAACCGGCGTGTATGAAATTGCTTATCGTAGTAGATAAGTTGCTTACCGGTTTTGATGCACCTTCTGCTACTTACCTCTATATCGACAAGGATATGCGCGATCATAATCTATTCCAAGCCATTTGTCGAGTGAACCGCTTGGGAGTGGACTTGAAGCGCGACCCCGATGACGAAAATTCCGAGACCATTTTCACACATAAGGAGTTTGGCTTTATCGTTGATTTTAAGCATACTTTCTCCAATATAAAGAATGCTATTACCAATTTCAACGATGCCAATGGCGGTCTGTCGGGTTATGACTCCGAAGATATTGAGGGATTACTCGAAGATGCCATCACGCGAAATAAAAAACGACTCAACGATGCAAAGGAGGCATACGATGCCATGCGAAGCGATTGGGAGCGTCAAGGCATACATACTGTCGATGAGGTAGTGGAGTATTTTCTGACTGATTTTGAAAACAATCCGGCAAAGGAACGACGCTTGTTGTTCTATAAAATAACACAGGCTTTCGTAGTGGCATACCATAATATAGCCGACTATATCATTCGTGCCGGATTCACTCAGGAAGAGGCTGATTGTCTGCACAAGTCGGCTTGCGAGGCATCATCATTGCGCCAAAGGGTAAAACAGGCATCCGACGAGGATTTCGATGTCAAGATGCGCGACCCACAGATGCGTCAATTGCTCGACCGCTATATCCGTGCCGATGAAGCAGATACGATTATTCCTGCCACTGCCGATTTCTCTTTTCTCGACCTGCTCACATCGTCAAGCAATACCGATGATGCTGCCCGTAAAGCTGAGGAAGAGGCCGGAAGTAAAAAGGCTGCTGCCGAAAAGATAACAGCCAAAGCTCGCTTGGTAATCAACGACTGGAAGCAGCGCGATAAGGCACAAGGCGAGTCGTTTGCTGTTCGTCTGCAAACCATCATCGATGAGATTAAGAAGGAGACGGAAGTAACCGTTGAAACCATCAAACAGCTTATCGAACTCATTAAGTCCATGAACGGCAAGTCCGCAACTCCGGAATCGTTGACGTCTGACTTTGAAAAGGCGTTATGGAACAACCGCAGCGACTGGACTAAACTTGACAACGATGCCGCAATAGAGCTTATCCTTACTATTAGCGAATATTTCCAGATAAAAGTGTTCGATGGCTGGAAAGACCTTACTCGTCCTGCCGGCTTCAAATGTCTGAAAGGGCTGAACAAGATTTTAGGCGAGAATAGTAACGAAGAGCAGATTTATGCAGTACACAGCATAGCTGCCAATAACTTATAATTAGACACACATCAATATGGCAATTAAAAAATCTCAGATATACAGCACACTCTGGAACAGCTGCGATGCGCTTCGCGGTTCGATGGATGCCAGCCAGTATAAGGACTATGTGCTGATGATACTTTTTATAAAATATCTATCGGACAAGGAAAGCGATGAAGATTCTATTTTCACTATCCCCGATGGCTGTCGGTTTTCTGATTTTGTACTGCTGAAGGGCGATGACCATATAGGCGAACAGATCAACAAGAAGTTGGAAGCTATCAAAGAGGCTAATGCCATGTTTCTCAATCGCCTTGCTTTGCCCAATTTCAACGACCCATCAAAACTCGGTAAGCCCAAAGAGATGCGCGAAACACTGAGCAATCTGATTGCAGCTTTCGAGAGCGAAGACCTTGATTTTAGTAAAAACCGCACTGCCGACGACGATATCCTTGGCGATGCCTATGAGTATCTCATGAAAAACTTTGCAGCCGAAAGCGGCAAGAGCAAAGGTCAGTTCTATACTCCTGCCGAAGTGAGTCGTGTTATGGCTAAGATGCTTCATCTTACGGAGTTTACTTCTCCATCCACAACCATTTACGACCCCACTTGCGGCTCCGGTTCGCTGCTGTTACGTGCTATTGGCGAAACGCCCAACGGAGCAACACCTTACGGTCAGGAGAAAGACAACTCCACGGCTTCACTGGCTATTCTCAATATGTTGCTGCATGGCGTAGATACGGCTACTATCGAACAGGGCGACACCATCAACAGTCCTGAATTTACCGAGGGCGGTCAGCTGAAAACGTTCGATGTGTGCGTGGCCAATCCGCCATTTTCTACCAAGTCGTGGCTGGGTGCTGCCGGTAAGGACGATGCTGTTTACCATCGCTGGACTGCCGAATTATGCCCACCCGACAAGTGTGGCGACTATGCTTTTCTGTTGCACCTTATTGCTTCAATGAAACCCGGTACGGGGCGTGGAGCTTGTATCTTGCCTCATGGCGTGCTGTTTCGTGGCAATGCAGAATACGAAATACGTAAGCATATTATCCGTCAAGGTTGGATTGAGGGTATAGTAGGACTACCTGCCAACATCTTTTTCGGCACAGGCATACCGGCTTCTATTATCTTGATTAACAAGCAAGGTGCTGCCAACCGCAAAGGCATTTTCTTTGTCGATGCCAAAGACGGATTTGTGAAAGACGGCAACAAAAACCGCTTGCGCGAGCAGGATATCAAGCGCATTGTGGACACATGGAATGCTCGTCATGATGTGCCGAATTATGCCAAGTTTGTGCCTATCAGCGGTGAGAACTCCATTGAGGCAAACGATTACAACCTGAATATTCCACGGTACATCCAGCCTGCCGATACTGAAATATGTCAGGACATCGATGCACACTTGCATGGCGGCATACCCAAGCACGATGTGGAGCAGCTTTCCGCTTATTGGACTGTATGCCCATCGCTTCGCAGTGCGCTGTTCGATGAAACAGCGGAACGTATCACGCTGCGCACAGATAAGGCAACGATTGCCAATGTCATTGCTGCCGACCATAGTTTCATCGAGCAAAAGAATCATTTTTCTCGCTCCATCAAGGCGTGGTGCGACAATATGCGTCCCTTGTTCCGTGGACTTACCACGAATATCAAACCAAAGGCATTGATAGAAGAGTGGGCACAATCGCTACTCGACATCATGAAAGAGGATAAAAGTCTTGTCGATGCCTACGATGCTTACCAGCAGCTGCTCATTTATTGGCTAGATACGCTTCAGGACGATTGTTACATCATTTCACGCGACGGCTGGAAGCCTACCTTACTGCGTGGCACAAAGAAAACTGCCACCTACGAGGATATGGTGTGCGACCTCTTGCCTGTTGATATAGTGCTAAAAGAATATTTTGCAGATGAACTTGATGAGATAGCTGCAATTACCGCCGAGCGTGACGAGGTAGCAGCCGAACTGCAATCCATGATTGATGCTGTCATAGAAGAAGCAGCCGAAGATGATGAAGATGAAATCAAGGCTCTTACCGACGAGGCAAAGAAAACCAAAGATTATAAGGCTAAGGATAAAGTGCGCAAAGCTATTGATAAACGACTCAAAGAGAAGAAAACCGCACTTACCGAAGCCGTGGCAGACAAGTATGCAACTTTTACCGAAGCCGAGGTAATAGACCTTGTAGTAGAAAAGAAATGGATAGCTACCATCATAACCATGATTCAAAGCGAGATGCAGCAGGTTACGCAGCGTCTCACTGCCGACATCACTGCCATCGTAGAGCGTTACGAGCAGACCCTCTCTGCTATTGATGCCGAAGTAGCCGATTTGGAAGCCAAAGTAAACAGTCATCTTGCTAAAATGGGATTCTCGCTATGATTGAAACAAAATTCAAACAGACGGAAATAGGGCTGATTCCTGAGGATTGGGAGGTATTCTCTGTCGGAAAGGATTGTATAGTAAAAGCTCGTATTGGTTGGCAAGGATTGACCACTTCCGAATATCTTGAAACAGGAGAATATGCTTTAATTACGAGTACTGATATTATTGACGGTAGTATCGATTGGAAAACTTGCTATTTTGTGAGTAAATTTCGTTATGAGCAGGATGTTAAAATCCAAGTGCAAGAGAACGATATTCTGATTTCAAAGGACGGAACTATTGGAAAGGTAGGTATAGTGAGAAACCAGCCTTTTCCTGCGACACTCAATAGTGGTGTATTTGTAATTAGGGCAAAAAACGATAAAAAACAAAAAGGTTTTTCATTGGCTTTTGTATCAGATTATTTTCGTGAATTTATCAATAGGTTAACTGCTGGTTCAACAATAGTACATTTATATCAAAAAGACATTGTACATTTCAAGTTTCCTTTGCCTATTGATACCTATGAACAGCAACGCATCGCCACAGCATTAAGCGATATAGATGCATTAATCTCTGCCTTGAATAAGAAAATCGAAAAGAAAAAACTCATCAAGCAGGGTGCAATGCAGCAACTACTCACCGGTCAAAAACGTCTTACTGGTTTTTCCGAACCGTGGGTGGAAAAGCGCTTGGGAGAAATTGGTAATTTATCTATGTGTAAAAGAATTTTTCAAGAAGAAACAAGCGAAAGTGGTGATGTGCCTTTTTTTAAAATAGGAACATTTGGTCAGCAAGCAGACGCATACATATCTTCAACTAAATATGAAAAATTTAAGCAGATGTATAGATTCCCAGTCAAGGGAAGTATACTTATTTCTGCGGCTGGTACCATAGGACGCACTGTAGTTTATGATGGTGAACCAGCTTATTTTCAGGACTCGAATATAGTCTGGCTTGCTCATGATGAGGAAACAATTCTCAATGCTGTTCTATATCATGTGTATCACATTGTTGAATGGAATACAGAGAATACCACTATTGCTAGATTATACAATGACAATTTCAATAATACGGTAATAAATATTCCAGTTTCTTTATCTGAGCAAGCTGCCATTGCAGAAATCCTTTCCGATATGGATAAGGAAATAGCCAAATGGGAGGTCAAGCGCACCAAGTGCGAGTGCATCAAGCAAGGTATGATGCAGCAACTACTTACAGGAAAAATACGTCTGACTGATTAAGAATAGCAAGAGTATGGAATGGAAATTTTGGAAGAAAGTTTGTGCGGATAATACGTTAAAAGATGATAAGCAGGTGTCATTGACTCCTGCTAAGCTTAATCGTAATAACAAAAACGATGAAAAGCAGTATCGAAGTGTTCTTAATCTTGCACAAAAATTACAAGAGAAAGATGTATTGAATATGGCACTTACCGGTCCTTATGGTTCAGGTAAGAGTTCTATACTTCGTTCTCTAAAACAAGATTTTCCTCAATATAAGTATCTTTCCATATCACTTGCCACACTAAAATCTCCTTTGGACAATGATAAGGATGCGATAGACGTAGATACAATGAACAATCGCATCGAATACAGTATTTTACAGCAACTGATTTACAAGGAGAAACAAGAGACACTGTATAATTCACGACTAAAAAGGATTTACCATAAGTCAAGCGGATTTCAATATGCTTTATCAATAGCAATAATGTTATATATTATTGCTTTGATTATTGTATTCGAGCCGTCATTTCTGAAAATAGATTGGATTTGTCAAAGTCTTGATAATCCGATATTGAACAAATGGGCAGATGGTATTGCTATTGCGTATATAGTTATGGCAACAATTATGTTTGTCAAACATACCATCAAATCATTGAGCAATAGCAAACTCAATAAATTAAATCTGAAAAATGGGGAGATAGAATTGAAGGAGTATAAAGATGATACATCTATTTTTAACAAACATATGGATGAAATCGTATACTTTTTTCAGGTGACTAAGTATAATGTTGTGATTATAGAGGATTTAGATCGATTCAACAATACGGATATATTTCTAAAACTAAGAGAGGTGAATCAACTCTTGAATCAATCCGAATCAGTGGGGCGTAAGATTGTGTTTATATATGCAGTTAGAGATGATATGTTCTTAGATGAAGAGCGCACAAAGTTCTTTGATTATATAACAACTGTTATTCCTATAATCAACTCATCAAACTCGGCAGACAAACTAAAAGAGGAATTAGAGATAAAAGGATTTATAGATATTCGTGACGATGTGATAGATAGCTTGGCTTTTTTCATCGATGATATGAGATTGCTTAAGAATATCGTCAATGAGTATGCCCAATATAGAGAAAAACTTGACGAGAAGCTCGATCAAGACAAGCTTCTTGCAATGATAGTATATAAAAATTATCACCCAAAAGATTTTGCAGATCTGCATAAAGGTGTGGGTGTTGTGTACGAATGTCTGCATAAGAAAAAGGAATTATTGGCAGAACGTAATAAACAAATTGATGCACGTATAGATGAGATTAAGAAAAGACTTCATGCTTTAGAGACAACCCATGCTCTGCAAGAAAAGGAGTTACGATTGGTGTACATGGAGGGGTATCGAAGACAATTGCTAAAGACTGGAATTGATAATATTGTATCCTTCTGTATTGATAATAATTATATTGTTCCAGAAGACATAGCGGAAAATGAAACACTGTTTAATACCTTTATTTCTTGCTCCGATATTAACTATAAATATTATGGCTATTATTCTTCTTACTATGGTACTCATCGTTTAGAAAATAATAGCAGTAATGTCAACTTTAACCAAATAGAGAGAATGGTTAATTCAGATTTTACATATCATGAACGATTAGAAGCGTTACGAGAGGGTGAAAATAAAATTCGTGAACAAATCAATATATTGGAACTGTCACGTAATAGTCATTATGCGACCCCTATACAAGAGTTGTTGCAAGATATAGATATGCAAAATCATAAGATATTCAACGGGTTGAATGTTTCCAAGATGCTTGAGTCTTTTTTGAAGGAAGGGTTTATCAATGAGGACTATTTTGACTATATATCTTTCTTCTTTGGCAAGTCTATCAATAAACATGACCATGATTTTATTCTCGAACTAAAGCTTCGACATAGTTTGTCGTATGATTATCCGATTGATAAAGTAGAGCAGTGTGTCAAGAATATTCCTGATAAATGTTACAATGATGTAAGTATACTGAATATTCAGGTGGTGGATTACATTTGTCAGCATCTTGACGAGGAGCCAAATAATAAAAAGCTTTATGCAATTGTACAAGCTCTTACAAAAAGCAAAAAGTGGGACTTCTTGATTGCATACTATAATTCTGTTGAAAATCCAAGCATATTCTTTAAGTATTTGGCTAATGTAATGAACGGACTATGGAAAGTCTTTGTTAAAATTAATTCAGATGAATTATATGAAGCATGGTTACGCTATATTGAGTTAGATCATTCTATAAAAGAGAGTCGCAGTTGGTTGGAAAAGAACTATGCTTTCATATCACATAGGGTTGAACTGATAGGATTTGACGTAATTGCACAAATAATATCACAAGGAAAACTGATTTTTACAGTTATAGATGCAGAATCTGGAAGTTTGCTTGAATACGTTGTAGAAAACAAGGCGTATAGGCTCACTCCTACAAATGTTGTGTGTGCATTTGTTCATTGTCGCAATGAGAGGATTGAGAAATTAGATAGCTATCCATTGAATGTTACAATATTGAGAAATTGTGAACCTGTCAAGCCAATATCGGCTTACATAGATGAACATTTTGAGTCTGCGCTGAATGATGTATTTATTACAGATGCAGCAAAGCAGGAGTGTGAACAAATTATTATTGAAATTATTAATTCTGAGGATATAACGGAAGAAATCAAACGGAAATATCTAACAGGACAACAGAATAAAATATCTCTTTCTGATGTTAATAATTCGCTGTGGACACTTGCTATTGAAATTGATATAGTCACACCGTCATGGTCTGAGATATATGCTTTCTATACGAATCAGAATAACGTAATAGCCTCTATATTACGAATATTCATTGCAAAACATATTGATGAATTGGAGGATACTGCAGAGTTAGAAGAAACTCAGAAAGAACTATTGGCAAATAGTGCCTTGCTGACATCTAACTTTGAAATTTCGGTGTACGATAAACTTATTAAAATATTTAATGGGGTTACATTTGAAGATGCAGATATTAGTAGTATAGACAATGCTCATCTTAAATCGTTGCTTTATGCTGATATGCTTCCATATAGCATATATTATACAACTACAATTAGAGATAGTCATAGTGATGTGCTTCCATATTATGTTGATAAGTATTTAGATGAATGTGTGGAGAATATAGATGAAATGCCTACAACGATGGGACTATACAAACATTTTATGAGGAATCAGAAAGTGGTTGGTGAAAAAGCCCTAAAGGTAGTTCAACACTTCCTACCTTATATTGTGTGGGATAATGAACTGGCAATTATCACTCTTCCTGTTGTGAAAAACAATATTACACAATTTGATTACGAAACTGAAAAGAATATTTGGCTTCATTCCACGTCTTCGCAAGAACGATTTGCTTTTTTGATAACATTGATTGAGAAATATAAAAACGACTTTGATATTGTGACAGAGTTGGTTGAGTCTTTAGGAAATTCCTATCAAGGTATCACAGATAGAACAAAAAGGGCAACCATAGAAAATAATCAAATGAATGAAATGCTTTTAGAGAAACTTAAAACTATCGGATATATATCCTCATATCGAGAAGATGACGGCAAACTTCGTGTAAGTCATAAACGAAACAATTAAATATCAAGAATATGAATAAAGAGAATAATAACAACGCTTTACCGCAAAGATATAGTATATTATTTTTATTTGTACTGATTATATTTATTGTCGCATTTATATGTTATTTGTGTCATACTCACGCGGTAACAATTAAATCGCAGCAAAGAATTATAGAAAGTTATGCCAAACATATTGAAAAAGCAGATAGTCTATATTGTGACATTGCCAAATACAATAAAGATATAGTTATGGCTAGTAATAATATAGAAAATGCGATATTGTCAGATTCATTAATAATTGAGGCACTGAAGCCTCATAAATCATCAATTTCGCAAAGGCAGAATCTTGAAACTATAATAAGTAATCACTACAAGGAATGTCATATTTTGCATAAACAATATGATGAAAAATTAGCTAAAGACTCGTTGAGGTTATCTACTGAGCGGGAACTTCTTGAAGGACAGACAAAAGCAATGCTTGAATTGCATTTGGGAAAAATCGAGCATGAATATAGTAATATAACTATGTGGGGAGCTGTTCTAACTATATTGTTTTTGGTCTTCAGTTTTTATTCTATTTTTAAAATGGATGAGCTTATCAAACAAGGAAAAGAAGGAGTTGATGACATTAAAGAGTTGAAAAAAGAAGGGAGTCAAATAGAAAAACAATATAAGGATGCCTTTGAAAAGACACAATTAAAATTAACTACTAAGGGAGACGAGATACTTAGAGGTTTTGAAAAACAATTATCGGATTTTTCTAAAACATATATAAGTTCCGCAATAGCCAAACAAAAAGATTTGGATGGAATTGTAACTAGAGCAAATAGTATTCTTGAAGAATTTAAGAATAGTGTATCTATAGAGGAAGGAGGACAAAAAAATGGATAGTAACCTGTTGTATACAAATTCTTCAGATTCTCTAATGTTAGCAAGAAATGCGCAAGCTCAAATTTCTCAGAAAGAATTAGAGATAAAATTATTGGATATTCACAATCAATATACTTACAGTGATCCTTATTCTTACTCTTCTGATCGCATGAAGAGGCAAACAATGGAGATGGAAATTTTAAATTTAAAGAATAATCGAGATATGCATATTAATAATGCTATTGATTATGCTTTAATTTTGGCTGAGCAGGAAATGTTATCTAGAAATTCTTTTTCTATGGCAGCTATTGCGATAGATTCTATTAGTACGTTTCTCAGTTCACAAAAACTTGGTTTTAGAATTTCAATGACTTCTTATATGAAAATAGCTGAATTGTCATCTAAATTATTATTCTCTGGAATAGAATATTTGAAT
Above is a window of Bacteroides helcogenes P 36-108 DNA encoding:
- a CDS encoding type I restriction endonuclease subunit R produces the protein MSDYIDQKEREYQNEIVKLFCDELKYDYLGKLQYAKSKTTLDNGEKNSPIIDSEVRRFLSSPSNHYTDFQIEEALRILKEETRLPDKKRGILSDTSNSVYERLITHIAIQPDAEHKHENVTLFDFDNPLTNHFAIAEEVSYIDPLTGKHSRPDIVVYVNGIALCVIELKRSTVSLEEGIKQSLSNELDLIPSFFTTTQFTVAASDKNGFKYATILTPQKFWCHWKRDDHAVGVKLTDKEAFREFFRKDVFFDLFRYGVINDGGRKKVMRPHQFHALRAAMPRLKEKTDGVIWHSQGSGKSLTMVWLAKYIRRNFKNPRVLVITDRTELDVQINNTFLGVSESIYQAKSADDLLDALQMANRVKDNSHKSWLVCSLIHKFGRHINPETGKEEVGDDNANIPLEKYLEELQALLKAKYPNGFKAKGEHKFVFVDECHRTQGGRLHEAMRAIMGSDVMFIGFTGTPLLHEEKKKGGYAQYTKVANESEHRFGPFIHKYLHKEAVDDKVILDLQYEGRDVEQEVSDKNKLDEKLDEMMKGVAEENRRNIEDRWATVQKIYSSRERIERIANSIFDDMARYPLNQDWCNAMLVCDSIYSAYKYYQYFQHKADNTILKDRCAVVTSYNPNDGDLRKKEDGDEATQDEAKFKNEMATQSHKDLGVRNAEEYEVKAKRLFVNQPACMKLLIVVDKLLTGFDAPSATYLYIDKDMRDHNLFQAICRVNRLGVDLKRDPDDENSETIFTHKEFGFIVDFKHTFSNIKNAITNFNDANGGLSGYDSEDIEGLLEDAITRNKKRLNDAKEAYDAMRSDWERQGIHTVDEVVEYFLTDFENNPAKERRLLFYKITQAFVVAYHNIADYIIRAGFTQEEADCLHKSACEASSLRQRVKQASDEDFDVKMRDPQMRQLLDRYIRADEADTIIPATADFSFLDLLTSSSNTDDAARKAEEEAGSKKAAAEKITAKARLVINDWKQRDKAQGESFAVRLQTIIDEIKKETEVTVETIKQLIELIKSMNGKSATPESLTSDFEKALWNNRSDWTKLDNDAAIELILTISEYFQIKVFDGWKDLTRPAGFKCLKGLNKILGENSNEEQIYAVHSIAANNL
- a CDS encoding type I restriction-modification system subunit M, which produces MAIKKSQIYSTLWNSCDALRGSMDASQYKDYVLMILFIKYLSDKESDEDSIFTIPDGCRFSDFVLLKGDDHIGEQINKKLEAIKEANAMFLNRLALPNFNDPSKLGKPKEMRETLSNLIAAFESEDLDFSKNRTADDDILGDAYEYLMKNFAAESGKSKGQFYTPAEVSRVMAKMLHLTEFTSPSTTIYDPTCGSGSLLLRAIGETPNGATPYGQEKDNSTASLAILNMLLHGVDTATIEQGDTINSPEFTEGGQLKTFDVCVANPPFSTKSWLGAAGKDDAVYHRWTAELCPPDKCGDYAFLLHLIASMKPGTGRGACILPHGVLFRGNAEYEIRKHIIRQGWIEGIVGLPANIFFGTGIPASIILINKQGAANRKGIFFVDAKDGFVKDGNKNRLREQDIKRIVDTWNARHDVPNYAKFVPISGENSIEANDYNLNIPRYIQPADTEICQDIDAHLHGGIPKHDVEQLSAYWTVCPSLRSALFDETAERITLRTDKATIANVIAADHSFIEQKNHFSRSIKAWCDNMRPLFRGLTTNIKPKALIEEWAQSLLDIMKEDKSLVDAYDAYQQLLIYWLDTLQDDCYIISRDGWKPTLLRGTKKTATYEDMVCDLLPVDIVLKEYFADELDEIAAITAERDEVAAELQSMIDAVIEEAAEDDEDEIKALTDEAKKTKDYKAKDKVRKAIDKRLKEKKTALTEAVADKYATFTEAEVIDLVVEKKWIATIITMIQSEMQQVTQRLTADITAIVERYEQTLSAIDAEVADLEAKVNSHLAKMGFSL
- a CDS encoding restriction endonuclease subunit S, which encodes MIETKFKQTEIGLIPEDWEVFSVGKDCIVKARIGWQGLTTSEYLETGEYALITSTDIIDGSIDWKTCYFVSKFRYEQDVKIQVQENDILISKDGTIGKVGIVRNQPFPATLNSGVFVIRAKNDKKQKGFSLAFVSDYFREFINRLTAGSTIVHLYQKDIVHFKFPLPIDTYEQQRIATALSDIDALISALNKKIEKKKLIKQGAMQQLLTGQKRLTGFSEPWVEKRLGEIGNLSMCKRIFQEETSESGDVPFFKIGTFGQQADAYISSTKYEKFKQMYRFPVKGSILISAAGTIGRTVVYDGEPAYFQDSNIVWLAHDEETILNAVLYHVYHIVEWNTENTTIARLYNDNFNNTVINIPVSLSEQAAIAEILSDMDKEIAKWEVKRTKCECIKQGMMQQLLTGKIRLTD